A single Metarhizium brunneum chromosome 5, complete sequence DNA region contains:
- the uch2 gene encoding Ubiquitin carboxyl-terminal hydrolase 2 yields the protein MSGGWNTIESDAGVFTSLIENLGVKNVQFEELLTLDAAELVTLQPLYGVIFLFKYPTDRPYATPDGPLDGSFDHGASEQMFFAAQTIQNACATQALLSVLMNKTEDVDIGHQMRDFRDFTMVLPPEFRGEALSNSDLIREVHNSFARSSPFADETQKTGEAEDAFHFIAYTPVNGALYELDGLQPAPISHGPCTLDSFPAKVVEVLQRRVARYETSEIRFNLLAMCRDLRVRAREFGDDELLAREERKRRDWQFENALRRHNFVGFAGELLKGVVDAKLREGGDAAVDKWVDESLERRKAAEKALRRGDGDVDME from the exons ATGAGCGGCGGGTGGAATACAA TCGAGTCTGATGCA GGCGTCTTCACGTCTCTCATCGAGAACCTCGGCGTCAAAAACGTCCAGTTCGAGGAGCTGCTcaccctcgacgccgccgaaCTGGTGACTCTGCAGCCTCTGTACGGGGTGATTTTCCTCTTCAAATACCCGACCGACCGGCCGTATGCTACGCCAGACGGACCGCTCGACGGGTCGTTCGACCACGGCGCCTCGGAGCAGATGTTCTTTGCCGCCCAGACAATCCAGAATGCGTGCGCCACGCAGGCCCTCCTCAGCGTCTTGATGAACAAGACGGAGGATGTCGACATTGGACACCAGATGCGGGACTTTCGCGATTTCACCATGGTGCTGCCGCCCGAGTTCCGGGGCGAGGCGCTGAGCAATTCCGATTTGATCAGGGAGGTGCACAACAGCTTCGCGAGGAGCAGCCCGTTCGCCGACGAGACGCAAAAGActggcgaggccgaggacgccTTCCACTTCATTGCGTACACGCCCGTCAATGGCGCGCTGTACGAGCTCGACGGGCTGCAGCCTGCTCCTATATCCCACGGGCCGTGTACCCTGGATTCATTCCCGGCCAAGGTGGTCGAGGTGCTACAACGACGCGTGGCCCGCTACGAGACGTCGGAAATTCGCTTCAACCTGCTCGCCATGTGCCGCGACCTGCGGGTCCGCGCTCGCGAGTTTGGCGACGATGAACTCTTGGCCagggaggagaggaagcGCCGGGACTGGCAGTTTGAGAACGCCCTCAGGCGACATAATTTTGTTGGGTTCGCCGGCGAATTGCTCAAGGGGGTGGTGGATGCCAAGCTCAGGGAGGGCGGCGACGCTGCGGTGGACAAGTGGGTTGACGAAAGCTTGGAGCGACGAAAAGCGGCCGAGAAGGCGTTGCGGAGAGGGGATGGCGATGTCGATATGGAGTGA
- the PSD1 gene encoding Phosphatidylserine decarboxylase proenzyme 1 — translation MAALGVGSGQLLRRHALANIRRRCSSCADQRVTTPLLSFRYPLQTPIAARHFSSRYARRPGFSQRLGEALRNSKITWYHIPVGVGIGFLGLVQFYKVTAREQEKRRQEDAGVSSEQPKRRQRIRPDGPWQVQVMSTLPLKAISRIWGKFNELTIPYYLRVPGFKLYSFIFGVNLDEVSEPDLHVYPNLAAFFYRTLKPGARPLDPDSHALLSPSDGKILQYGRIEGGDIEQVKGMTYSVDALLGKNTPTASIASGQSSASVRSGGSVSHGDEEVVRQEEEFAKMNGISYTLPDLLSGQADAQKPHPTTDESTEVSAGAVSEVRAELALGEKPWYDIVSADKSTSLYYAVIYLAPGDYHRFHSPTNWVVERRRHFAGELYSVSPYLQRTLPGLFTLNERVVLLGRWRYGFFSYVPVGATNVGSIKINFDRELRTNSLLTDTAADHAAEEAAKHGEPYMGFAEATYEGASSVLHGHALRRGEEMGGFQLGSTIVLVFEAPSEKEEEGGKPISGWHWAVEKGQTIKMGQALGRIVED, via the exons ATGGCAGCTCTGGGAGTTGGCTCCGGCCAGCTCCTGCGACGACATGCCCTGGCCAACATTCGCCGACGATGCTCCAGCTGCGCAGACCAGCGTGTGACAACCCCCCTGCTGAGCTTCCGATACCCTCTCCAAACGCCAATTGCTGCTCGGCACTTCTCGTCGCGGTATGCCAGACGCCCCGGGTTCTCTCAGCGCCTGGGCGAGGCCCTGCGGAACAGCAAGATAACTTGGTACCACATCCCTGTCGGCGTGGGCATCGGTTTTCTCGGCCTGGTGCAATTCTACAAAGTCACTGCGAGAGAGCAGGAGAAGCGACGGCAGGAAGACGCTGGTGTCTCGAGCGAGCAGCCAAAAAGGCGCCAGAGGATTCGACCCGATGGGCCATG GCAAGTTCAAGTAATGTCAACTTTGCCCCTGAAGGCCATCTCGCGGATTTGGGGGAAATTCAACGAACTGACAATCCCGTACTACCTGCGTGTGCCTGGATTCAAGCTCTACTCTTTTATATTCGGTGTCAA CCTTGACGAAGTATCCGAACCCGACCTACACGTCTACCCAAACCTGGCTGCATTCTTCTACCGCACACTCAAGCCTGGCGCAAGACCTCTCGATCCCGACAGCCACGCCCTGCTCTCCCCGTCGGACGGTAAAATCCTGCAGTATGGACGAATTGAGGGCGGAGATATCGAGCAGGTCAAGGGAATGACGTATAGCGTCGATGCATTGCTGGGCAAAAACACACCCACGGCCAGCATCGCCTCTGGCCAAAGCTCCGCATCTGTTCGAAGTGGTGGCAGCGTGTCCCACGGAGATGAGGAAGTGGTCAGGCAGGAGGAAGAATTCGCCAAGATGAATGGCATTTCCTACACCCTCCCTGATCTGCTATCCGGCCAGGCCGATGCTCAAAAGCCTCACCCGACAACCGATGAGTCGACCGAAGTCTCTGCCGGGGCCGTATCCGAGGTTCGGGCCGAGCTAGCCCTTGGGGAAAAGCCCTGGTATGACATCGTCTCCGCGGACAAGAGCACATCACTCTACTACGCCGTCATCTATCTAGCTCCCGGTGACTATCACAGATTCCACTCGCCTACAAACTGGGTCGTCGAGCGACGGCGCCACTTTGCCGGAGAGCTGTACAGTGTTTCGCCATACCTGCAGCGAACCCTTCCCGGTCTGTTTACCCTGAACGAGCGCGTGGTGCTTCTGGGCCGCTGGCGCtacggcttcttcagctACGTGCCTGTCGGGGCGACAAATGTTGGCTCCATCAAGATCAACTTTGACCGCGAGCTGCGAACAAACAGCTTGTTGACGGACACGGCTGCCGATCATGCCGCAGAGGAAGCGGCCAAACACGGCGAGCCGTACATGGGCTTTGCCGAGGCCACGTACGAGGGGGCCAGCTCGGTTCTTCATGGCCACGCCCTCCGTCGAGGCGAGGAGATGGGTGGATTCCAGCTGGGCAGCACCATCGTCTTGGTATTCGAGGCGCCTTCtgaaaaggaggaggaggggggaaaGCCCATTAGCGGATGGCACTGGGCAGTGGAGAAAGGACAGACGATCAAGATGGGACAAGCCCTTGGACGAATCGTGGAGGACTAA